The Kogia breviceps isolate mKogBre1 chromosome 4, mKogBre1 haplotype 1, whole genome shotgun sequence genome window below encodes:
- the CERS4 gene encoding ceramide synthase 4, which yields MWSSLNEWLWQERFWLPPNNSWAVLEDRDGLVYAHPQDMLMALPLALALVAVRFTFERFIGLPLSRWLGVRNQTRRPARPNATLEKHFLMEGQSPTEPQMSLLAAQCGLTLRQTQRWFRRRRNQDRPCLTKKFCEASWRFAFYLCSFIGGISVLYHESWLWTPVMCWDGYPQQPLKPALYHWYLLELSFYISLLITLPFDTKRKDFKEQVAHHFVTITLIVFSYSTNLLRIGSLVLLLHDSSDYLLEACKLFNYTHWRRVCDALFIIFSLVFFYTRLVLFPTQILYTTYYESIANSGPFFGYYFFNALLMTLQLLHVFWSCLILRMIYSFIKKGQMEKDVRSDAEESDSSDGEAAQENPQLKNRAAHRPGAAPTDGPRSRAARRMANGHTPAT from the exons ATGTGGTCCAGCCTGAATGAGTGGCTATGGCAGGAGAGGTTCTGGCTACCACCCAACAACTCGTGGGCTGTACTGGAGGACCGCGATGGCCTGGTCTACGCCCACCCCCAGGACATGCTGATGGCCCTGCCCCTGGCTCTGGCCCTGGTGGCCGTGCGCTTCACCTTCGAGAG ATTCATCGGCCTGCCCCTGAGCCGGTGGCTGGGCGTGCGGAACCAGACCAGGAGGCCGGCGAGGCCCAATGCCACGCTGGAGAAACACTTCCTTATGGAAGGGCAGAGCCCCACAGAG ccccagatgAGCCTCCTGGCGGCCCAGTGTGGGCTCACACTGCGACAGACCCAACGCTGGTTCCGGAGACGCCGGAACCAGGACCGGCCCTGCCTGACCAAGAAGTTCTGTGAGGCCAG CTGGAGGTTCGCCTTCTATCTGTGCTCCTTCATCGGTGGAATCTCGGTTCTTTACCAC GAATCGTGGCTGTGGACGCCGGTAATGTGCTGGGACGGTTACCCACAGCAG CCCCTGAAGCCGGCCCTGTACCACTGGTATCTCCTGGAGCTGAGTTTCTACATCTCTCTGCTGATCACGCTGCCCTTCGACACCAAGCGCAAG GATTTCAAGGAGCAGGTGGCACATCACTTTGTGACCATCACCCTGATCGTCTTCTCCTACAGCACGAATCTGCTGCGCATCGGCTCTCTGGTGCTGCTATTGCACGACTCCTCCGACTACCTGCTGGAG GCCTGTAAGTTGTTCAACTACACGCACTGGCGGCGCGTGTGCGACGCTCTCTTCATCATCTTCTCGTTGGTCTTCTTCTACACTCGCCTCGTGCTCTTCCCCACCCA GATCCTCTATACCACATACTACGAGTCCATTGCCAACTCGGGCCCCTTCTTCGGCTACTACTTCTTCAATGCGCTTCTGATGACGCTACAGCTGCTGCACGTGTTCTGGTCTTGCCTCATCCTTCGCATGATCTACAGCTTCATAAAGAAAGGCCAG ATGGAGAAGGATGTTCGCAGCGACGCCGAAGAGTCAGACTCCAGTGATGGGGAGGCAGCCCAGGAGAACCCGCAGCTGAAGAACAGGGCAGCTCACCGGCCTGGAGCAGCCCCCACTGATGGCCCTCGGAGCCGGGCAGCCAGGCGGATGGCCAACGGGCACACACCGGCCACGTAG